From the genome of Streptomyces sp. NBC_01260, one region includes:
- a CDS encoding collagenase yields MRISLARRDARRTRPRTAASLAALTLALSLGGGLLAAPGLAATAPSSYSGPAGAPTAAGPHLGLLGADPDSPRAQLDAVPPAAAHSGRRADTASDRPPLSADQSVQRTGYNQPRAGKAAYPRPSQHGRKSGVRSADCQIGDFTQNTGDALVRKIKESATDCVNTLFTLTGGDARGAFREEQMTTVAQALRAGSADYPGDSSTGMPQLVLFLRAGYFVQWYHPDDVGPYGGTLKSAIQGGLDAFFAAPRSHDVTDANGETLSEAVILVDSAQENARYLPIVKRLLADYDESYNSSYWMVNAVNSVFTVLFRGHQVPEFLTAVEQDPSVLDTVTKFSLDHIDVLGGDKWFLVYNAGRELGRFLQHDSLRDKASPLAKDLLAKSQITGPTAPLWVGVAEMTDAYDKERCEEYGTCNLKERLTEAVLPVRHDCGGGITIKAQEITTDQLAEACRSMSGQNAFFHSVARDSGPVKDDRNETIEVTAFDSSNDYRTYAGIIYGIDTNNGGMFLEGDPSVEGNQPRFIAYEAEWQKPEFAIWNLNHEYTHYLDGRFNMYGDFEDGMTTPTVWWVEGFAEYVSYSYLKETNEAAITEAGKHTYRLSTLFDTTYANSDQDRTYRWGYLAVRFMVERHPGEVDTLLRYYRSGDWPGARDLLTRSIGGAYDAEFDQWLTDCAAGTCKTS; encoded by the coding sequence ATGCGAATATCTTTAGCGCGCCGTGACGCGCGCCGGACGCGCCCACGCACAGCTGCCTCCCTGGCCGCCCTGACCCTGGCCCTGAGCCTGGGAGGCGGCCTCCTCGCCGCCCCGGGTCTCGCCGCCACAGCCCCGTCCTCATACTCCGGTCCGGCGGGTGCCCCCACGGCCGCCGGACCGCACCTCGGTCTCCTCGGCGCCGACCCGGACAGCCCGCGGGCCCAGTTGGACGCGGTACCGCCCGCGGCGGCGCACTCGGGCCGGCGCGCCGACACCGCCTCCGACCGTCCACCGCTCAGCGCCGACCAGTCCGTCCAGCGCACCGGCTACAACCAGCCGCGGGCCGGGAAGGCCGCCTATCCGCGCCCCTCGCAACACGGGCGGAAGAGCGGAGTCCGCTCGGCCGACTGTCAGATCGGCGACTTCACCCAGAACACCGGCGACGCACTGGTGCGGAAGATCAAGGAGTCCGCCACCGACTGCGTCAACACGCTGTTCACCCTCACCGGCGGCGACGCGCGCGGAGCCTTCCGCGAGGAGCAGATGACCACCGTTGCCCAGGCACTCCGGGCCGGTTCGGCCGACTACCCCGGCGACAGCTCCACCGGGATGCCTCAACTGGTGCTGTTCCTGCGCGCGGGCTACTTCGTGCAGTGGTACCACCCGGACGACGTGGGCCCGTACGGCGGCACACTGAAGTCCGCGATCCAGGGCGGCTTGGACGCCTTCTTCGCCGCCCCGCGCTCGCACGACGTCACCGACGCCAACGGCGAGACGCTTTCCGAGGCGGTCATTCTGGTCGACAGCGCCCAGGAGAACGCCCGCTACCTGCCCATCGTCAAGCGGCTGCTGGCCGACTACGACGAGAGTTACAACAGCTCCTACTGGATGGTCAACGCGGTCAACAGCGTCTTCACGGTGCTCTTCCGCGGTCACCAGGTGCCGGAGTTCCTCACTGCGGTGGAGCAGGACCCGAGTGTGCTGGACACCGTCACCAAGTTCTCCTTGGACCACATCGACGTGCTCGGCGGCGACAAGTGGTTCCTCGTCTACAACGCCGGACGCGAGCTGGGGCGCTTTCTCCAGCACGACAGCCTGCGCGACAAGGCCAGTCCGCTGGCCAAGGACCTGCTCGCCAAGTCACAGATCACCGGCCCCACTGCGCCGCTGTGGGTGGGCGTCGCCGAGATGACCGACGCCTACGACAAAGAAAGGTGTGAGGAGTACGGCACCTGCAACCTCAAGGAGCGGCTGACCGAGGCGGTGCTGCCCGTGCGGCACGACTGCGGAGGCGGCATCACCATCAAGGCCCAGGAGATCACCACCGACCAGCTGGCCGAGGCCTGCCGCAGCATGAGCGGGCAGAACGCCTTCTTCCACAGCGTGGCGCGGGACAGCGGTCCCGTGAAGGACGACCGCAACGAGACCATCGAGGTCACTGCCTTCGACTCCAGCAACGACTACCGGACCTACGCCGGGATCATCTACGGCATCGACACCAACAACGGCGGCATGTTCCTGGAGGGCGACCCCTCGGTGGAGGGCAACCAGCCGCGCTTCATCGCCTATGAGGCGGAGTGGCAGAAGCCCGAGTTCGCCATCTGGAACCTCAACCACGAATACACCCACTACCTCGACGGCCGGTTCAACATGTACGGCGACTTCGAGGACGGCATGACGACCCCGACCGTCTGGTGGGTCGAGGGCTTCGCCGAGTACGTCTCCTACTCCTACCTCAAGGAGACCAACGAAGCGGCGATCACCGAGGCCGGCAAGCACACTTACCGGCTGAGCACGCTGTTCGACACCACCTATGCCAACAGCGACCAGGACCGGACCTACCGCTGGGGCTACCTGGCCGTCCGTTTCATGGTCGAGCGGCACCCGGGCGAGGTGGACACGCTGCTCCGCTATTACCGCAGCGGTGACTGGCCGGGCGCGCGCGACCTCCTGACCCGGTCCATCGGTGGAGCCTACGACGCCGAGTTCGATCAATGGCTGACCGACTGCGCGGCGGGCACCTGCAAGACCTCTTGA